In Prosthecomicrobium sp. N25, one DNA window encodes the following:
- a CDS encoding polysaccharide biosynthesis tyrosine autokinase, whose product MNSIRLSDLRATPLPPDFDPSSPRSDSKVLNFADLVSLGRRRLKAMAAVVILVTGAAAAASFLLPKVYSATSTIVLERTETRPYDNIGGTAPKGVERDKTGAETEIAVMKSRTFLARVVDSFGLVDDPWFNTYLPEREKTADEMSLTERAAGLARWLATTAVDPVLQTLGVGPGGVRELPKVDVMRDRAITTLTNNIQIARSGESLAITIRVTAWSPELSAKLANGLADQYVSTSVEVKSEAGDAVDLIEARSNQSFLIALRNEEARLLRERASLAAGFDAQHPKIVNADASIQSVRTMINRELERLALDLQNEAKKPGARLVSPATVPGEPSFPRPSLMISAAAIASMFLAIGVAIMLEASDRRLRTREQTIRASGLPHVGYIPRMPRGGLGLARRTYAYLRDRPRSAYAEAMRSIFMACRVPNTDRPHQALMVTSCLPDEGKTSLAVGLAVMAAADDRRTVLVDLDVRRPGIFETMGIRDGGRGLERVLHQNATLSDAVYRVPDLPNLHVLGLESAMLDFDRISTQRLKALMAALRADYDVIVFDTPPVLIVDDANWLSPMVDGILMVLRWGETREEALSDASRHLANAGGPIIGTVLNDVDPKVQAKHGYGGMPQYSRLANRYIIN is encoded by the coding sequence ATGAACAGTATCAGGCTTTCCGATCTGCGGGCGACTCCGCTTCCCCCGGACTTCGACCCGTCGTCCCCCCGGTCCGACAGCAAGGTTCTGAATTTCGCCGACCTGGTTTCGCTCGGCCGACGGCGCCTGAAGGCCATGGCGGCGGTGGTGATCTTGGTGACCGGGGCCGCCGCCGCGGCGTCCTTCCTCCTGCCGAAGGTCTACTCGGCGACCTCCACCATCGTGCTGGAGCGCACCGAGACCCGCCCCTACGACAACATCGGCGGAACCGCGCCGAAGGGCGTCGAACGCGACAAGACCGGCGCCGAGACCGAGATCGCGGTCATGAAGTCGCGCACCTTCCTGGCGCGCGTGGTCGACAGCTTCGGCCTCGTCGACGATCCCTGGTTCAACACCTACCTGCCCGAGCGCGAGAAGACGGCCGACGAGATGTCGCTCACCGAGCGCGCCGCGGGCCTTGCCCGCTGGCTCGCCACCACCGCGGTCGACCCCGTCCTGCAGACGCTCGGCGTCGGCCCCGGCGGTGTCCGCGAGCTGCCCAAGGTCGACGTCATGCGCGACCGGGCCATCACCACGCTCACCAACAACATCCAGATCGCCCGGAGCGGCGAGAGCCTCGCGATCACCATCCGGGTGACCGCCTGGTCGCCCGAACTCTCCGCCAAGCTCGCCAACGGTCTCGCCGACCAATACGTCTCGACCTCCGTCGAGGTGAAGAGCGAGGCCGGCGACGCGGTCGACCTGATCGAGGCGCGCTCCAACCAGTCCTTCCTGATCGCGCTGCGCAACGAGGAGGCCCGCCTCCTCCGCGAACGGGCCTCGCTCGCCGCGGGCTTCGACGCCCAGCATCCGAAGATCGTCAATGCCGACGCCTCGATCCAGAGCGTGCGGACCATGATCAACCGCGAGCTCGAGCGGCTCGCCCTCGATCTCCAGAACGAAGCCAAGAAGCCGGGCGCCCGCCTGGTGTCGCCCGCCACGGTGCCCGGCGAGCCGTCCTTCCCGCGGCCGTCCCTGATGATCAGCGCCGCCGCCATCGCCTCGATGTTCCTGGCAATCGGCGTCGCCATCATGCTGGAGGCCTCCGACCGGCGACTGCGCACCCGCGAGCAGACCATCCGCGCCTCGGGGCTCCCGCATGTCGGCTACATCCCGCGCATGCCGCGCGGCGGCCTGGGCCTCGCCCGCCGGACCTACGCCTACCTCCGGGACCGGCCGCGCTCCGCCTACGCCGAGGCGATGCGGTCCATCTTCATGGCCTGCCGCGTGCCCAACACGGATCGGCCCCACCAGGCGCTGATGGTCACCTCCTGCCTGCCCGACGAGGGCAAGACCTCGCTGGCGGTCGGCCTCGCCGTCATGGCCGCCGCGGATGACCGCCGGACCGTGCTCGTCGACCTCGACGTCCGCCGCCCCGGCATCTTCGAGACCATGGGCATCCGCGACGGCGGACGGGGGCTGGAGCGCGTCCTGCACCAGAACGCGACGCTCTCCGACGCGGTCTACCGCGTGCCCGACCTGCCCAACCTGCATGTGCTCGGGCTCGAGTCCGCGATGCTCGACTTCGACCGGATCAGCACCCAGCGCCTCAAGGCCCTGATGGCCGCGCTCCGGGCGGACTACGACGTCATCGTCTTCGATACTCCGCCGGTCCTGATCGTCGACGACGCCAACTGGCTGTCTCCCATGGTCGACGGCATCCTCATGGTGCTGCGCTGGGGCGAGACCCGGGAGGAGGCCCTGTCGGACGCGAGCCGCCATCTGGCGAACGCCGGCGGGCCGATCATCGGCACCGTGCTCAACGACGTCGATCCGAAGGTCCAGGCCAAGCACGGCTACGGCGGGATGCCGCAGTATTCGCGCCTGGCCAACCGCTACATCATCAACTGA
- a CDS encoding O-antigen ligase family protein — protein sequence MVYGTADRSLPAGRSRGLTLANVEFALVQLAVLFAPFQAFRPPEILLTLSDVLFMAVLVLRVLAGTLPLRPLGPGMAVWVLGCAMLIGGITMSSVLRGDPFRGLIVGIQYGFAYLVLPFALLARPYDQMVKLVRMGVWSMVAICGVGLFMYFTGVEFGDATTPQLDAVSGSGRLTSLVGDANTLSGMIGLTLPALAYSVGKKSLPRWFGAVLILFFLYSVILTSSNTGLLVFMTALVILAIGRLEIATFVKTAFAGLLVVGLLVQFAEFILPGVFLRRVGPALSSGDLTQAGTFQGRWELMVEAFRMLPDNLLVGMGADVFRTVSEHKAPVHNLYLLLGVEGGLVTICGWMVILLGGLVAALGAGRRPDRGLDFLVVFSTTGVFAVLAATFPHMYARFLIVPLLLAISPSVALRSAVPTARRHASP from the coding sequence ATGGTCTACGGAACCGCTGACCGCAGCCTGCCTGCCGGCCGATCGCGCGGGCTCACCTTAGCGAACGTGGAATTCGCCCTCGTCCAGCTGGCGGTCCTGTTCGCGCCCTTCCAGGCGTTCCGGCCGCCCGAAATCCTGCTCACGCTGAGCGACGTGCTGTTCATGGCCGTGCTGGTCCTGCGCGTGCTGGCGGGCACCTTGCCGCTCCGGCCGCTCGGGCCGGGGATGGCCGTGTGGGTGCTCGGCTGCGCCATGCTGATCGGCGGGATCACCATGAGCAGCGTCCTCAGGGGCGACCCGTTCCGCGGCTTGATCGTGGGTATCCAGTACGGATTCGCATACCTGGTCCTGCCCTTCGCGCTCCTGGCGCGACCCTACGATCAGATGGTCAAGCTGGTGCGCATGGGCGTCTGGTCCATGGTGGCGATCTGCGGCGTCGGCCTGTTCATGTATTTCACCGGCGTCGAATTCGGCGATGCCACCACGCCGCAGCTCGACGCGGTGTCGGGCAGCGGCCGCCTGACGTCGCTGGTCGGCGACGCCAACACGCTGTCGGGGATGATCGGCCTGACCCTGCCGGCGCTCGCCTACTCGGTCGGCAAGAAGTCCTTGCCACGATGGTTCGGGGCCGTGCTGATCCTGTTCTTCCTCTATTCGGTGATCCTGACGAGCTCCAACACCGGGCTCCTCGTGTTCATGACGGCCCTCGTGATCCTCGCCATCGGCCGACTCGAGATCGCGACCTTCGTCAAGACCGCCTTCGCGGGCCTCCTCGTGGTGGGGCTCCTGGTCCAGTTCGCGGAATTCATCCTGCCCGGCGTCTTCCTGCGCCGGGTCGGTCCGGCCCTGAGCAGCGGCGACCTGACCCAGGCCGGTACCTTCCAGGGGCGTTGGGAGCTGATGGTCGAGGCCTTCCGCATGTTGCCCGACAACCTGCTGGTCGGCATGGGGGCCGACGTGTTCCGGACGGTCAGCGAGCACAAGGCGCCGGTTCACAATCTCTATCTCCTGCTCGGGGTGGAGGGGGGCCTCGTCACGATCTGCGGCTGGATGGTGATCCTCCTCGGCGGCCTGGTGGCCGCGCTCGGCGCGGGGCGCAGGCCGGACCGCGGCCTCGATTTCCTGGTCGTCTTCTCGACGACCGGGGTCTTCGCGGTCCTTGCCGCCACGTTTCCGCACATGTATGCGCGCTTCCTGATCGTGCCGCTGCTGCTCGCGATCAGCCCCTCGGTCGCGCTGCGGTCCGCGGTCCCGACCGCCCGGAGACACGCAAGCCCATGA
- a CDS encoding nucleoside-diphosphate sugar epimerase/dehydratase, with product MNRQSRPLKTSSIADSPVQHIQSFLSKIFNFLGDALFGQGPKPARRLSLRSRVRAAVRAPLRFPALYATDLVLSGVSLFLATVMRLGLDAANSGSEAFGAVVVAWPMHTAICAIVFPMTGLYMRTWKFASLGDIFQIFKSVFLASLIFVAVIFLYSRLQAIPRSVIAMNAVFLVSLITLTRLSFKLDRMDVFGTGARTQTSFSEMIPVLLVGAGHSADLYLRALQRDRNAQYWPVGFLDVDSAQRDLLLRGVPILGGVDEFDAVMEDLVDRGQAPRHIIFTESPAVFGEGSAEALIERAERMGLTVSRLAPATELRSPREENRFQLRPIELADLLERPQITHDREQLSRLVHGCRVLVTGAGGSIGSELVRQVASLAPAEVVLIDNSEFNLYSIDLELAEKFRDVPRAAYLCNVRDAARVDEIMDRHRPELVFHAAALKHVPMVELNPCEGVLTNAIGTMNVAEATRRIGARAMVQVSTDKVVNPTSVMGATKRLAELYCQALELDDTRPATRGDTTRFMTVRFGNVLGSSGSLIPLFKRQLAQGGPLTVTDPEMKRFFMTIREAVELTLQASAHGLEKKAGRGEIFVLDMGEPIKIIDIARRVIKLAGCVPDDDIKIEIVGCRPGEKLFEELFDDDEKRVRSAVPGILGAVPAPVPLPTLREAFQRIRRAAEKGDAPSVFGILQDVLPGYRRGSSTPAPRRAASNTPVSGPAGTALPVERQAPLGATEEIQA from the coding sequence ATGAACAGACAGTCGCGGCCCTTGAAGACTTCGTCCATTGCCGATTCTCCCGTTCAGCACATCCAGTCCTTCCTCTCCAAGATCTTCAATTTCCTCGGCGACGCACTCTTCGGCCAGGGTCCGAAGCCCGCCCGGCGGTTGAGCCTGCGCTCGCGCGTCAGGGCCGCCGTCCGGGCTCCGCTGCGCTTTCCGGCGCTTTACGCCACCGACCTGGTTCTGAGCGGCGTCTCCCTCTTCCTCGCGACGGTGATGCGGCTCGGGCTCGACGCCGCCAACTCCGGCAGCGAGGCCTTCGGGGCCGTGGTGGTTGCCTGGCCGATGCACACGGCCATCTGCGCGATCGTCTTCCCCATGACGGGGCTCTACATGCGGACCTGGAAGTTCGCCTCGCTCGGCGACATCTTCCAGATCTTCAAGTCCGTCTTCCTGGCGTCCCTCATCTTCGTCGCGGTCATCTTCCTCTACTCTCGGTTGCAGGCGATCCCGCGTTCGGTGATCGCCATGAACGCCGTATTCCTGGTTTCGCTGATCACCCTGACGCGGCTCTCCTTCAAGCTCGACCGCATGGACGTGTTCGGCACCGGTGCGCGCACGCAGACCAGCTTCTCCGAGATGATCCCGGTCCTGCTGGTCGGGGCGGGCCATTCCGCCGACCTCTACCTGCGCGCCTTGCAGCGCGACCGCAACGCCCAGTACTGGCCGGTCGGTTTCCTGGACGTCGACAGCGCCCAGCGCGACCTGCTGCTGCGCGGCGTCCCGATCCTCGGCGGGGTCGACGAGTTCGATGCCGTGATGGAGGACCTCGTCGATCGCGGCCAGGCGCCGCGCCACATCATCTTCACCGAGAGCCCGGCCGTCTTCGGCGAGGGCAGCGCGGAGGCGCTCATCGAGCGCGCGGAGAGGATGGGGCTCACCGTCTCGCGCCTCGCGCCCGCCACCGAACTGCGCAGCCCGCGCGAGGAGAATCGCTTCCAGCTTCGTCCGATCGAACTCGCCGACCTGCTCGAGCGTCCGCAGATCACCCATGATCGCGAGCAGTTGAGCCGGCTTGTCCACGGCTGCCGCGTCCTGGTGACCGGCGCCGGCGGGTCGATCGGCAGCGAGCTCGTCCGTCAGGTCGCCTCGCTCGCTCCGGCCGAGGTCGTGCTGATCGACAATAGCGAGTTCAACCTCTACTCAATCGATCTGGAACTCGCCGAGAAGTTCCGCGACGTGCCGCGGGCCGCCTATCTCTGCAACGTCCGCGACGCCGCCCGTGTCGACGAGATCATGGATCGCCACCGGCCGGAGCTCGTCTTCCACGCCGCCGCCCTGAAGCATGTGCCCATGGTCGAGCTGAACCCCTGCGAGGGCGTGCTCACCAACGCGATCGGCACCATGAACGTCGCCGAGGCCACCCGGCGGATCGGCGCCCGCGCGATGGTCCAGGTCTCCACCGACAAGGTCGTCAACCCGACCAGCGTGATGGGCGCCACCAAGCGGCTGGCCGAACTCTACTGCCAGGCCCTCGAGCTGGACGACACCCGTCCGGCAACGCGCGGCGACACCACCCGCTTCATGACCGTCCGGTTCGGCAACGTGCTGGGCTCGAGCGGCTCCCTGATCCCGCTGTTCAAGCGCCAGCTGGCCCAGGGCGGCCCGCTGACCGTGACCGACCCGGAGATGAAGCGCTTCTTCATGACCATCCGCGAGGCCGTCGAGCTCACGCTCCAGGCCTCCGCGCACGGGCTCGAGAAGAAGGCCGGTCGCGGCGAGATCTTCGTGCTCGACATGGGCGAGCCGATCAAGATCATCGACATCGCGCGCCGGGTCATCAAGCTCGCCGGCTGCGTTCCGGACGACGACATCAAGATCGAGATCGTCGGCTGCCGTCCGGGCGAGAAGCTCTTCGAGGAGCTCTTCGACGACGACGAGAAGCGGGTCCGCAGCGCGGTCCCCGGCATTCTCGGCGCCGTCCCCGCCCCCGTCCCGCTCCCGACGCTGCGCGAAGCCTTCCAGCGGATCCGCCGGGCGGCCGAGAAGGGCGACGCACCCTCGGTGTTCGGCATCCTTCAGGACGTCCTGCCGGGCTATCGCCGCGGGTCCTCGACGCCCGCGCCGCGCCGCGCGGCCTCGAACACGCCCGTGTCCGGCCCCGCCGGCACCGCGCTCCCGGTCGAACGTCAGGCGCCTCTCGGTGCCACGGAGGAAATCCAGGCATGA
- a CDS encoding glycosyltransferase family 4 protein: MTGAPETICFPFIGDEIGGSHISAMKLIKHLDRDRFRPLIALHDASSALADLLRRNGLDFVEAPAVPYLKAGGSAGARLRSAAAFLMRSVPLCRAFLKRHDVRIVHTNDGQMHATWGLAARAAGASLLWHHRGDPDARGVNMLAPILANHIVTVSKFARPQKPVLGVDGRLSVVHSPFDHAVTIPDRARSRAMIADAIGCAPDTRFLGYFGLLIDRKRPVAFVDAVHAVIRRHPELPVAGLLFGVPALGGPALDEAVRARAEELGIADRIQLMGFRQPVDPWMGGVDALLVPAVREPFGRTLIEAMLLGTPVVATDHGGNTEAIDHGRTGFLVAVDDAEAFVEPVHALLTDPALWSRISETAQREALSSYSVETHVSRISEIYAHLLDAKTG, translated from the coding sequence ATGACCGGCGCACCGGAAACGATCTGTTTTCCCTTTATCGGCGACGAGATCGGCGGCAGCCACATTTCGGCGATGAAGCTGATCAAGCACCTGGACCGGGACCGGTTCCGGCCGCTGATCGCGCTGCACGACGCCTCCTCCGCGCTCGCCGACCTCCTGCGCCGCAACGGCCTCGATTTCGTCGAGGCTCCCGCCGTCCCCTACCTGAAGGCCGGCGGATCGGCCGGCGCGCGCCTGCGCTCCGCGGCCGCGTTCCTGATGCGATCGGTCCCGCTCTGCCGCGCCTTCCTGAAGCGGCACGACGTCCGCATCGTCCACACCAACGACGGCCAGATGCACGCGACCTGGGGCCTGGCGGCCCGCGCCGCGGGCGCCTCGCTGCTCTGGCACCACCGCGGCGACCCGGATGCCCGCGGGGTCAACATGCTGGCCCCCATCCTCGCCAACCACATCGTGACCGTGTCCAAGTTCGCCCGACCCCAGAAGCCGGTGCTGGGCGTGGACGGGCGGCTCTCCGTCGTCCACAGCCCCTTCGATCACGCGGTCACCATCCCCGACCGGGCCCGCTCCCGCGCCATGATCGCGGACGCGATCGGCTGCGCCCCGGACACCCGCTTCCTCGGCTACTTCGGCCTCCTGATCGATCGCAAGCGCCCGGTCGCCTTCGTGGACGCGGTCCACGCGGTGATCCGCCGTCATCCCGAACTGCCGGTCGCCGGCCTCCTGTTCGGTGTGCCCGCCCTGGGCGGACCGGCGCTCGACGAGGCCGTCCGGGCCCGCGCCGAGGAACTCGGCATCGCCGACCGGATCCAACTGATGGGGTTCCGCCAGCCGGTCGACCCCTGGATGGGCGGCGTCGACGCGCTCCTGGTGCCCGCGGTGCGCGAGCCCTTCGGCCGCACGCTGATCGAGGCCATGCTGCTCGGCACCCCCGTCGTGGCCACCGACCACGGTGGCAACACGGAAGCCATCGACCACGGCCGCACGGGCTTCCTCGTCGCCGTCGACGACGCCGAGGCTTTCGTCGAACCCGTTCACGCCCTGCTCACGGATCCCGCGCTATGGTCGCGGATCAGCGAGACGGCGCAGCGCGAGGCCCTGTCCAGCTACAGCGTCGAGACGCACGTGTCGCGAATCAGCGAGATATACGCGCATCTCCTGGACGCCAAAACCGGGTGA
- a CDS encoding glycosyltransferase — protein MIVHVITNFTARSGAEVMLCRLLRVAGPERVVVAPVMEVSDDLRGLAGNPAVVFRPQHGRSVFGMVRAVFGLARLIRAEKPDAVVCWMYHAMVVGGLATRLAGLGTPLVWNVRQSLDDRGSLTVSTRAAVWLTRLLSRLPDGIIFNARRAEEQHRTYGYAARRSAVIPNGFDLPELRERPAAPARVFGIAGRFHPQKDHETFFRAAGLAFARNPDLRFAAAGAGMDWSNPEVAALVDAAGLPRDRVDLAGPVTDMAAWYRRIDALVLSSRTEGFPNVVAEAMSHGRPVVATDVGDAAAIVGGTGFVVAPRDPAALAGALVEMAALSPAAYADRAAAARRRIEDEYALPAIARRYDEFLRQCRAGRAPAPLATLSEGNGKP, from the coding sequence ATGATTGTACACGTGATCACCAACTTCACCGCACGCAGCGGCGCAGAGGTCATGCTCTGCCGGCTGCTCAGGGTCGCCGGCCCCGAGCGCGTCGTGGTCGCCCCGGTGATGGAGGTCTCCGACGATCTGCGCGGGCTCGCCGGCAACCCGGCGGTCGTCTTCAGGCCGCAGCACGGACGGTCCGTGTTCGGCATGGTCCGCGCCGTCTTCGGCCTCGCCCGTCTGATCCGCGCCGAGAAGCCGGACGCCGTCGTCTGCTGGATGTACCACGCGATGGTGGTCGGCGGCCTCGCCACGCGCCTGGCCGGGCTCGGCACCCCGCTGGTCTGGAACGTCCGCCAGTCCCTGGACGACCGCGGCTCCCTCACCGTCAGCACTCGCGCCGCCGTATGGCTGACCCGCCTGCTCTCGCGCCTGCCGGACGGCATCATCTTCAACGCCCGCCGCGCCGAGGAACAGCACCGGACCTACGGCTATGCCGCCCGGCGGTCCGCCGTGATCCCGAACGGCTTCGACCTCCCCGAACTGCGCGAGAGGCCGGCCGCCCCCGCCCGCGTCTTCGGCATCGCCGGTCGCTTCCACCCGCAGAAGGATCACGAGACCTTCTTCCGCGCGGCCGGCTTGGCCTTCGCCCGCAACCCGGACCTGCGCTTCGCCGCGGCCGGCGCCGGGATGGACTGGTCGAACCCGGAAGTCGCCGCCCTGGTCGATGCCGCCGGCCTGCCGCGCGACCGCGTCGACCTCGCCGGCCCGGTGACCGACATGGCCGCCTGGTACCGCCGGATCGACGCCCTGGTCCTGTCCTCGCGCACCGAGGGCTTCCCGAACGTGGTCGCCGAGGCCATGAGCCACGGCCGCCCGGTCGTGGCCACCGACGTCGGCGACGCGGCGGCGATCGTGGGCGGGACCGGATTCGTCGTGGCCCCGCGCGACCCTGCGGCGCTGGCCGGCGCACTGGTCGAGATGGCCGCTCTGTCTCCCGCCGCCTACGCGGACAGGGCCGCCGCGGCGCGGCGTCGCATCGAGGACGAATACGCACTGCCGGCGATCGCGCGACGCTATGACGAATTTCTTCGCCAATGCCGTGCCGGCCGGGCCCCGGCGCCGCTGGCGACGCTTTCGGAAGGAAACGGGAAGCCGTGA
- a CDS encoding glycosyltransferase family 4 protein: protein MARVLVIASLASSLVNFRGPLLQALQQAGHEVHTMAPDSDPATLAWLGARAIPFHEIPMARQGLAPHQDLATLLAMAAVMRRIRPDATLAYTMKPVVYGTLAARLTGVKRRYAMITGLGFAFTEAGQSWRRVLARRIASGLLKAALARLDAIVFQNPDDPADLIRLGVMNPDLPTTIVNGSGVDLDHFAVSPLPPEPRFVMVGRVIADKGVVEYIEAARAIRAAHPEARFQLVGPIETGHSTLPKGLLESAVADGVIDYPGETRDVRPAVAAASVFVLPSYREGTPRAVLEAMSMGRPIITTDAPGCREPILDGVNGFMVPVRDVPALTDAMAKLIRDPELRARMGRESRRIAEERYEAKAVAASVLKAFDL from the coding sequence GTGGCCAGAGTTCTTGTGATCGCGAGCCTCGCGTCCTCGCTGGTGAACTTCCGGGGACCGCTCCTGCAGGCGCTCCAGCAGGCCGGCCACGAGGTGCACACCATGGCGCCGGACAGCGACCCGGCGACGCTCGCCTGGCTCGGGGCCCGGGCCATTCCGTTCCACGAGATCCCGATGGCCCGGCAGGGCCTGGCACCCCACCAGGACCTCGCCACGCTCCTCGCCATGGCGGCGGTGATGCGACGGATCCGGCCGGACGCGACGCTCGCCTACACGATGAAGCCGGTGGTGTACGGCACGCTCGCGGCCCGGCTGACCGGGGTCAAGCGGCGCTACGCGATGATCACGGGCCTCGGCTTCGCCTTCACGGAGGCCGGCCAGAGCTGGCGCCGCGTGCTCGCGCGGCGGATCGCGAGCGGGCTCCTGAAGGCGGCGCTCGCCCGGCTCGACGCGATCGTGTTCCAGAATCCCGACGACCCGGCGGACCTGATCCGTCTCGGGGTCATGAACCCCGATCTGCCGACGACCATCGTCAACGGCTCGGGGGTGGACCTGGACCACTTCGCGGTCTCGCCCCTCCCCCCCGAGCCGCGCTTCGTGATGGTCGGGCGCGTGATCGCCGACAAGGGCGTGGTCGAGTACATCGAGGCGGCGCGGGCAATCCGGGCGGCTCATCCGGAGGCGCGGTTCCAGCTCGTCGGCCCGATCGAGACCGGGCACTCGACCCTGCCCAAGGGCCTCCTGGAGAGTGCCGTGGCAGACGGGGTGATCGACTACCCGGGCGAGACGCGCGACGTGCGCCCCGCGGTCGCGGCCGCGAGCGTCTTCGTGCTGCCGTCGTATCGCGAGGGCACCCCGCGCGCCGTGCTGGAGGCGATGTCGATGGGGCGGCCGATCATCACGACGGACGCGCCGGGCTGCCGGGAGCCGATCCTTGACGGTGTCAACGGGTTCATGGTGCCGGTCCGCGACGTGCCGGCCCTGACGGACGCGATGGCGAAGCTGATCCGCGATCCGGAGCTGCGGGCGCGGATGGGCCGGGAGAGCCGGCGCATCGCGGAGGAGCGCTACGAGGCCAAGGCGGTGGCGGCCTCCGTGCTGAAGGCCTTCGACCTCTGA
- a CDS encoding ATP-binding protein, with translation MTISASKFYALDREGCEALETEFYARLKMRNGTFKLTRPARFREVEEAFAPEIAARSSRLRQVLDVGVSTGITSLDLARFLEEAGVDADITATDLYIDAQIVDIAPGVRVLADAAGWPLQYDVLGVAIRPWTRRLDYVTLAALPLAAARALALRLVPRAVAAGRTRPVRMVTRRAEPAGRIRFVENDIFAGTPAFVGRFDLVRAANILNRNYFDEPALVRAIANLKTYARGPGALFWVARTEEDGRNTASLFELGPDGRFTVVARVGGGSEVEALVLAAA, from the coding sequence ATGACCATCAGCGCGAGCAAATTCTATGCCCTCGACCGCGAGGGATGCGAGGCTCTCGAGACGGAGTTCTATGCGCGTCTGAAGATGCGCAACGGCACCTTCAAGCTCACCCGCCCGGCACGCTTCCGGGAGGTGGAGGAGGCCTTCGCGCCGGAGATTGCGGCCCGGTCGTCGCGCCTGCGCCAGGTGCTCGACGTCGGCGTCTCGACCGGCATCACCAGCCTGGATCTCGCCCGCTTCCTGGAAGAGGCCGGCGTCGATGCCGACATCACCGCGACCGACCTCTACATCGACGCGCAGATCGTCGACATCGCGCCCGGCGTCCGGGTGCTCGCCGACGCCGCGGGTTGGCCGCTCCAGTACGACGTGCTCGGCGTCGCGATCCGGCCCTGGACGCGCCGCCTCGACTACGTGACGCTCGCGGCCCTGCCCCTGGCCGCTGCCCGGGCCCTGGCGCTCAGGCTCGTCCCGCGCGCCGTCGCGGCGGGCCGCACGCGGCCGGTCCGCATGGTCACGCGCCGCGCCGAGCCGGCCGGGCGGATCCGCTTCGTCGAGAACGACATCTTCGCCGGAACGCCGGCCTTCGTCGGCCGGTTCGACCTCGTCCGGGCGGCCAACATCCTGAACCGGAACTATTTCGACGAACCCGCCCTGGTGCGGGCGATCGCCAACCTCAAGACCTACGCCCGCGGTCCGGGCGCGCTCTTCTGGGTGGCACGCACCGAGGAGGACGGGCGGAACACCGCCTCGCTCTTCGAACTCGGCCCCGACGGGCGCTTCACCGTGGTGGCCCGCGTCGGCGGCGGGTCGGAGGTCGAGGCCCTCGTCCTCGCGGCGGCATGA
- a CDS encoding sulfotransferase family protein: MTMRMNEIDFLIIGAAKSATTWLQYSLQRDPEVYMPDPELHYFSREFERGDDWYLSQFSPGPGVRLIGEKSNSYLDMPEAAGRIHAALPDIRLVAQLRNPIERAYSDYCMLFRRGTVDRNIEQFLSPRKAQGNRFLVGGLYGEQIARFLDHFPAERLKVVLFEDTLSRPEAMLNEVRGFLGLGPFIAPPLAEKVKDKEAPVLDPSLRRLLKPFKSAVAPLRGTRLFQTLRGMLARPTRYEPLTPSLRAELLDYYADDTARLGRMIGRDLSNWLHDPAGEDDHANRLGAA; encoded by the coding sequence ATGACGATGCGCATGAACGAGATCGACTTTCTGATCATCGGGGCGGCCAAGAGCGCCACGACCTGGCTTCAGTATTCCCTGCAGCGCGATCCGGAGGTCTACATGCCGGATCCCGAACTGCACTATTTCAGCCGGGAGTTCGAGCGCGGCGACGACTGGTACCTGTCCCAGTTCTCGCCGGGGCCGGGTGTCCGGCTGATCGGCGAGAAGTCCAATTCCTACCTGGACATGCCCGAGGCGGCCGGCCGCATCCACGCGGCCCTGCCGGACATCAGGCTCGTCGCCCAGCTCCGCAATCCCATCGAGCGCGCCTATTCGGACTACTGCATGCTGTTCCGCCGCGGCACCGTCGACCGGAACATCGAGCAGTTCCTGTCCCCCCGCAAGGCCCAGGGCAACCGCTTCCTGGTGGGTGGCCTGTACGGGGAGCAGATCGCGCGCTTTCTCGACCACTTCCCGGCCGAGCGACTGAAGGTCGTGCTGTTCGAGGACACCCTGAGCCGGCCCGAGGCGATGCTGAACGAGGTCCGCGGCTTCCTGGGCCTGGGGCCCTTCATCGCCCCTCCGCTCGCCGAGAAGGTCAAGGACAAGGAGGCGCCGGTGCTGGACCCCTCCCTGCGCCGCTTGCTCAAGCCGTTCAAGTCGGCGGTCGCGCCGCTCCGCGGCACCCGGTTGTTCCAGACGCTGCGCGGCATGCTCGCGCGGCCGACCCGCTACGAGCCGTTGACCCCGAGCCTGCGGGCCGAGTTGCTCGACTACTATGCCGACGATACCGCGAGACTGGGCCGAATGATCGGCCGGGATCTGTCCAATTGGCTCCACGACCCGGCCGGGGAGGACGACCATGCGAATCGCCTAGGCGCGGCGTGA